From a single Couchioplanes caeruleus genomic region:
- a CDS encoding APC family permease, whose product MTGPVTLARRTMGAGALIGVAAVASSPQTVLNGGIPATYAQSGVQGVPLSFVIVTLVLALLGVGYVAVSRHVPHGAPFYAQLARGLGPGWGLAAAGVALLGYNTLQISLYALLGTSIAAMTGIGSWWMWAAAGWLIVLLLGQYPGAANAKLFGVLLACEVGIVLAFDVAALANPAQGITFDGFVPSELFVAGGGAGALVFAVAAFAGAESLPAFGDEARSTLTIVIATFAAYGLLGGLYALTSWAYAAVVGPTRLEAGAAVDEPMTILANTWGPGIGGLGTLLLVTSVLAAMSAFHGIVARYLFALADDGVLPTALASITPGAKGGAPRGGSLTQAAISGVVLGGFVISGIDPMTVMFVWLSSIGAVCILGLLMLSSWSAISFFGKGAGRESVWVRQLLPGAGGVTGVLTLVFVLSNLPMMLGLPDGSPLPLLIGGPLLAVIVTVFVARGRSLKQHRPEVYAQLGHRQVDPLQVRDPRIVGLKL is encoded by the coding sequence GTGACCGGGCCGGTGACGTTGGCGCGGCGCACCATGGGCGCCGGCGCGCTGATCGGGGTGGCGGCCGTCGCGTCGTCGCCGCAGACGGTCCTCAACGGTGGTATCCCCGCCACCTATGCCCAATCCGGGGTGCAAGGCGTCCCGCTGTCATTCGTGATCGTCACGCTGGTGCTGGCGTTGCTAGGCGTCGGTTACGTTGCCGTGTCCCGGCACGTCCCGCACGGTGCACCGTTCTACGCCCAGCTTGCCCGCGGTCTCGGCCCGGGCTGGGGTCTGGCCGCCGCCGGGGTCGCCCTGCTCGGCTACAACACCCTGCAAATCTCTCTGTATGCCCTGCTGGGCACCAGCATCGCGGCGATGACCGGTATCGGGTCGTGGTGGATGTGGGCTGCAGCGGGATGGCTGATCGTGCTGCTGCTGGGCCAGTATCCCGGCGCCGCTAACGCGAAGCTCTTCGGCGTGCTGCTCGCGTGCGAGGTCGGCATCGTGCTGGCGTTCGACGTCGCCGCCCTGGCCAACCCGGCCCAAGGCATCACGTTCGACGGGTTCGTACCGTCGGAGCTCTTTGTCGCCGGGGGCGGCGCCGGGGCGCTGGTCTTCGCCGTCGCGGCGTTCGCCGGTGCGGAAAGCCTGCCCGCCTTCGGTGACGAGGCCCGTTCGACCCTCACCATCGTGATCGCCACGTTCGCCGCGTATGGGCTGCTCGGCGGTCTCTACGCGCTGACCTCCTGGGCTTACGCCGCCGTGGTAGGACCGACCCGATTGGAAGCCGGGGCGGCGGTGGACGAGCCCATGACGATCCTGGCCAACACATGGGGGCCCGGGATCGGCGGCTTGGGCACTCTGCTGCTGGTCACCAGTGTGCTGGCCGCGATGTCGGCGTTTCACGGCATCGTCGCCCGCTACCTGTTTGCCCTGGCCGACGACGGTGTGCTGCCCACGGCGTTGGCTTCGATCACCCCTGGCGCCAAGGGTGGTGCCCCGCGAGGCGGGTCATTGACACAGGCCGCGATCTCCGGAGTTGTACTTGGCGGATTCGTGATCAGCGGTATTGACCCGATGACGGTGATGTTCGTGTGGCTGTCGAGCATCGGCGCTGTCTGCATCCTCGGCCTGCTGATGCTGTCGTCGTGGTCGGCTATCTCGTTCTTCGGCAAAGGCGCCGGCCGGGAATCAGTGTGGGTGCGTCAACTGCTCCCTGGTGCCGGCGGCGTCACCGGCGTGCTCACGTTGGTGTTCGTGCTGTCCAACCTGCCGATGATGCTCGGCCTGCCCGACGGCTCCCCCCTGCCCCTGCTCATCGGCGGCCCGCTACTGGCCGTCATCGTCACTGTGTTCGTCGCCCGCGGCCGGTCGCTCAAACAGCACCGGCCCGAGGTGTACGCGCAGCTCGGCCACCGCCAGGTGGACCCTCTCCAAGTACGCGATCCGCGGATCGTGGGGCTGAAGCTGTGA
- a CDS encoding GPP34 family phosphoprotein translates to MTSNAPKLSIVERTSKYLGQAESLGALAHDAYWLVHHDVTGALKGSRRAADRIIAASTLAELLELDAIKVEPDRVVANKGRSVADDRLLAAVRDQLLEAPRLSPVDVIDALASDIRGRVAERLITSGLAVTRRSGFRRVTVRREGDLAPASVEADLINSVVSGHRLTNHQRFLLTLLHHASGAGFLHTTFTPIMSKQVFTPDLIERAFTHEQAAAAQYGCLAEAACISLRLIAAA, encoded by the coding sequence ATGACTTCAAACGCGCCAAAACTGTCCATAGTGGAGCGCACAAGCAAGTATCTCGGCCAAGCGGAGAGCTTGGGCGCACTGGCCCACGACGCGTACTGGCTCGTCCATCACGACGTCACTGGTGCGCTCAAGGGTTCCCGGCGGGCCGCCGACCGGATCATCGCGGCGTCGACTCTGGCGGAACTGCTCGAGCTTGATGCCATCAAGGTCGAGCCGGATCGGGTTGTTGCCAATAAGGGCAGGTCGGTTGCCGACGATCGGCTGTTGGCGGCCGTCCGCGATCAACTGCTGGAGGCTCCACGACTGAGTCCGGTGGATGTCATCGACGCTCTGGCCTCAGATATCCGTGGCCGAGTAGCTGAGCGGCTGATCACATCCGGATTAGCGGTGACGAGGAGATCCGGGTTTCGCCGGGTGACCGTGCGGCGTGAAGGCGACCTGGCGCCCGCGTCGGTCGAGGCTGACCTGATCAACAGCGTTGTCAGCGGACACCGGTTGACCAACCATCAGCGGTTCCTGCTCACCTTGCTGCACCACGCCAGCGGAGCTGGATTCTTGCACACTACTTTCACCCCGATTATGTCGAAACAAGTGTTTACTCCCGATCTAATCGAGCGGGCTTTCACCCATGAGCAGGCCGCCGCAGCCCAATACGGCTGCCTGGCGGAGGCCGCGTGCATCTCCTTGCGGTTGATAGCCGCCGCCTAG
- a CDS encoding APC family permease yields MLYGIAAVTPLTVIVGGQSLGFGQIQQLGTPVGYLLAAAVLAVFAVGVAAMARHLPNPGAFYSYVAAGLGQPLAAATAAIALVAYFAIQIGLFGLFGVAAVAMFSAFGVAGWWAFWALAGWAALFGLGQLKIRTNAKILAVLINAELVLVLVLDSVMVLHPADGIRFDALNPMLLANATGIASLVGAITGLVGFEVPLAFAPLAVDPRTTVRRAIGWILLIVALLYGGSAWAMTVIAGPDRIIGIAAQHPSDLFFYLAAPHVPVVVMTAALVLFTTSLFAAILAFHSTIGRYTLTLAREGVLPSWLAITRSDDVPAAASLTQSTIAFVVLVAAGLLGLDPVQDLFFFGTTAGGLGVLIMMCLTGAAVIRYFRHNPHGETLWQRRIAPLTSTVLLTVIAAVCVAFFGDLLGTTNPVKIWSAPLVYATVASAGICWALHLRRHRPHVYAVIGLGDRSRAQPDAIPIGQGRQSDPKSSPSPSPVNR; encoded by the coding sequence GTGCTGTACGGCATCGCTGCCGTGACACCGCTGACGGTCATTGTCGGCGGGCAGTCGCTGGGATTCGGGCAGATCCAGCAGTTGGGCACCCCCGTCGGGTACCTGCTCGCCGCCGCGGTGCTCGCGGTGTTCGCGGTCGGTGTCGCAGCGATGGCCCGACACCTACCAAACCCTGGCGCGTTCTACTCCTACGTCGCTGCGGGCCTCGGCCAGCCCTTGGCTGCCGCCACGGCGGCGATCGCGTTGGTGGCCTATTTTGCGATCCAAATCGGCCTGTTCGGCCTGTTCGGGGTGGCCGCGGTCGCGATGTTCAGCGCGTTCGGGGTTGCCGGATGGTGGGCTTTCTGGGCGTTGGCCGGGTGGGCGGCGCTGTTCGGGCTCGGCCAGCTGAAGATCCGCACCAACGCGAAAATCCTCGCGGTGCTGATCAACGCTGAACTCGTGCTGGTTCTGGTGCTGGACAGCGTCATGGTGCTGCACCCGGCCGACGGGATCCGGTTCGACGCGCTGAACCCGATGCTGCTGGCCAACGCCACCGGGATCGCGTCCCTGGTCGGGGCGATCACCGGCCTGGTCGGCTTCGAGGTTCCGCTCGCGTTCGCGCCGCTGGCCGTGGACCCGAGAACCACGGTGCGGCGAGCCATCGGCTGGATCCTGCTGATCGTCGCCCTGTTGTACGGCGGGTCGGCATGGGCGATGACCGTGATCGCCGGCCCAGACCGGATCATCGGCATCGCCGCCCAGCACCCCAGCGACCTGTTCTTCTACCTCGCCGCACCGCACGTGCCAGTGGTGGTGATGACCGCCGCGCTGGTGCTGTTCACCACCAGTCTGTTCGCCGCGATCCTGGCCTTCCACTCCACCATCGGCCGCTACACCCTCACCCTGGCGCGCGAAGGAGTGCTGCCCAGCTGGCTGGCGATCACCCGCAGCGACGACGTCCCCGCCGCCGCCTCCCTAACGCAGTCCACGATCGCGTTCGTCGTGCTCGTCGCGGCGGGCTTGCTGGGGTTGGACCCGGTGCAGGATCTGTTCTTCTTCGGCACTACCGCCGGTGGCCTCGGTGTCCTGATCATGATGTGCCTGACAGGGGCCGCGGTCATCCGCTACTTCCGCCACAACCCGCACGGCGAAACCCTATGGCAGCGCCGGATTGCTCCGCTCACCTCCACGGTCCTGCTGACGGTGATCGCCGCGGTCTGTGTCGCGTTCTTCGGTGACCTGCTCGGCACCACCAACCCGGTCAAGATCTGGTCCGCGCCCCTTGTCTACGCCACGGTCGCGTCGGCCGGCATCTGCTGGGCGCTGCACCTGCGCCGGCACCGCCCGCACGTCTACGCCGTCATCGGCCTGGGGGACCGGAGCCGTGCCCAGCCCGACGCGATCCCGATCGGGCAGGGACGCCAGTCGGATCCCAAATCGAGTCCTTCGCCGTCACCGGTCAACCGGTGA
- a CDS encoding GNAT family N-acetyltransferase, whose amino-acid sequence MIAMNGLANLVLRDAHPLDRPAAAEVLTAAFGNSPVVCWAEPDPAARAAQLGPYFAAMVALAAETGTVHLAITDNRIVGVALWYPRTTAGLKAHEVLDAQSLEAGPESLRRLGRLEQLLHARRPQEPHHYLAYLGVAPGDQSKGIGTALVIKHHKTLRVAGTPAYLEANDPRNRALYARLGYTDHGTPITGHGGPPVYPMQRTFAP is encoded by the coding sequence ATGATTGCCATGAACGGACTTGCGAATCTCGTCCTACGCGACGCCCACCCACTCGACCGTCCGGCTGCAGCCGAGGTCCTCACCGCCGCTTTCGGCAACAGCCCGGTGGTCTGCTGGGCCGAACCCGACCCAGCTGCGCGCGCCGCGCAGCTCGGCCCGTACTTCGCGGCCATGGTCGCCCTCGCCGCAGAGACCGGCACCGTGCATCTGGCCATCACTGACAACCGCATCGTCGGCGTCGCGCTCTGGTACCCGCGCACCACGGCCGGGCTCAAGGCACACGAGGTTCTCGACGCCCAGAGCCTCGAAGCCGGTCCGGAGAGCCTGCGCCGGCTCGGCCGACTCGAGCAACTGCTGCACGCGCGCCGGCCCCAAGAGCCGCACCACTACCTGGCTTACCTCGGTGTCGCACCCGGCGATCAGAGCAAAGGCATCGGGACCGCGCTGGTCATCAAGCACCACAAAACCCTGCGCGTCGCCGGTACGCCGGCCTACCTGGAAGCCAACGATCCGCGCAACCGGGCCCTGTATGCCCGGCTCGGCTACACCGACCACGGAACGCCGATCACCGGCCACGGCGGCCCGCCGGTCTATCCCATGCAGCGGACCTTCGCGCCCTGA